The sequence below is a genomic window from Anaerocolumna chitinilytica.
TGACCGTAAGGATATGACCGGCGGCAAAGATTTAAAAGCAGGAGATGTATTGATTGGTCTGACCTCTTCCGGTATTCACAGCAATGGTTATTCTCTCGTAAGAAGAGTCTTCAATATGAAAGAAGAGGCGTTAAATACCCATTATGAAATCCTTGGCGGTACCTTAGGCGAAACTCTGTTAACACCTACCCGCATATATGTAAAGGCACTTGCAGCTTTAAAGAACGGAAAAGTAACAGTTAAGGCCTGCTCCCATATAACCGGAGGCGGCTTTTATGAGAATATTCCCAGAATGTTAAGGGAGGGAGTTCACGCTTTCGTAAAAAAAGACAGTTACCCCATACCTCCCATTTTCTCCATGCTTGCAAAGGATGGCTCTATTGAGGAGAAGATAATGTATAATACTTATAATATGGGAATTGGAATGCTGATTGCAGTTGATAAAGAAAATGCTGACAAAGCTATCGAGCTGCTGAAAGAGGCTGGTGAGACCCCCTATATCGTTGGAGAAATCAAAGAAGGGGATAAAGGAGTAACTTTATGCTAAACTTAGGGATACTGGTATCCGGCGGCGGAACCAATCTTCAGGCGATTATTGACAGCATAAACAATGGCAAAATTACCAATGCCAGAATAAATGTAGTAATCAGTAATAAAGAAGGGGTCTATGCCTTGACCCGTGCCAGAGAAAACCATCTCCATGCGGAGGTAGTGTCCCCTAAAAGATATGAGAGCAGGGAAGCCTTCCACCAGGCATTACTTGAGAAGTTACAGGAATATGGAGTGAATTTTATCGTATTGGCAGGGTATCTGGTTGTGGTTCCCCAATCTATCATAAAATTCTATTCGGGACGCATTATTAATGTTCATCCTTCATTAATTCCCTCTTTTTGCGGCAGCGGTTATTATGGGCTGAAGGTCCATGAAGCTGCTCTTAACAGAGGGGTGAAACTCACCGGAGCAACCGTACATTATGTAGATGAAGGGACTGATACCGGACCTATCATCCTTCAAAAGGCAGTGGAAGTCATGGAAGATGATACACCTGAAAGTCTCCAAAAACGCGTAATGGAAGAAGCGGAATGGGAGATTCTTCCCAAAGCTATTAATTTAATTGCCAACAGCCAGGTAGTGTATAAGGATGGTAAGGTTCGAGTTGAGAATAGGAACGAATGAGCGAGCAGATGGGAGTTAAGTAAAGAATATGAAAGTACTTATAATCGGAGGCGGTGGCAGAGAACATGCCATTGCTTATAAAATCGCACAAAGCAAGAAGGTATCAGCAATTTACTGCGCACCGGGGAATGCCGGTATAGAAGAATATGCAGTCTGTGTGCCAATCGGTGTAATGGAATTTGATAAACTTGCCGATTTTGCCCTAAAGGAAGGAATTGATTTGACAGTAGTAGGGCCAGATGATCCCTTGGTAGGCGGTATTGTAGATGTATTTCTTGAGAGAGGCTTAAGAATCTTCGGACCCAAAAAAGATGCGGCAATGATTGAAGGCTCGAAAGCATTTTCAAAAGAATTAATGAAAAAATATCATATTCCTACAGCTTCCTTTGAGGCATTTCATACGGCCAAAGAGGCTTATAATTATCTTGAAAACTGTTCCTATCCCATAGTATTAAAAGCAGATGGACTTGCTCTTGGAAAAGGAGTTTTAATCTGCAATACAAAGGAAGAAGCAGCGGATGGTGTTAAAAGTATCATGGAAGATAAACAGTTTGGAGCTGCAGGGGATGTATTAGTAATTGAAGAATTTATGACCGGAAGAGAAGTATCAATTCTTGCATTCTGTGATGGAACCGATATTGCTGTTATGACGAGTGCCCAAGATCACAAAAGAGCTCTGGACAACGATGAAGGTCTTAATACAGGCGGTATGGGAACCTTTTCTCCTAGCCCTTTCTACACTCAGGAAATCAATGATTATTGCATGGAATATATTTATAAGCCTACAATGGATGCAATGAAAAAGGAAGGCAGAAGTTTTACCGGTATCTTATTTACCGGATTGATGCTTACAAAAGACGGGCCGAAAGTATTGGAGTATAATGCAAGATTTGGTGATCCGGAAACACAGGTAGTATTGCCAAGGCTGAAAACCGATCTTATTGATATTTTTGAAAGCTGTATCGATGGATGTCTTTCAAAGCTAAAGCTGGAATTTGAAGACAATGCAGCGGTATGTGTAGTACTGGCTTCCAAGGGCTATCCTCTTGCCTATGAAAAGGGTTATAGGATAGATGGTTTGGAAGAATTAAAGAAAACAGAAGGTGTTTTTGCCTTTCATGCCGGTACCAAAAAGGAAAATGACGCGGTCGTAACGGCTGGAGGACGTGTGCTTGGAATTACGGCTACGGGCAGCAATCTGAAAGAAGCAAGAAGAAATGCCTATAAAGCAGCCGAAGTTGTAAAGTTTGCCAATAAATATCATCGAAATGATATTGGTAAAGCAATTGATGAGGCATAAACACAATTATGAAAGAGCATAGTTACATGATTTAAATGAGGAAAAGGATGAAAATATTGGTATT
It includes:
- the purD gene encoding phosphoribosylamine--glycine ligase, with amino-acid sequence MKVLIIGGGGREHAIAYKIAQSKKVSAIYCAPGNAGIEEYAVCVPIGVMEFDKLADFALKEGIDLTVVGPDDPLVGGIVDVFLERGLRIFGPKKDAAMIEGSKAFSKELMKKYHIPTASFEAFHTAKEAYNYLENCSYPIVLKADGLALGKGVLICNTKEEAADGVKSIMEDKQFGAAGDVLVIEEFMTGREVSILAFCDGTDIAVMTSAQDHKRALDNDEGLNTGGMGTFSPSPFYTQEINDYCMEYIYKPTMDAMKKEGRSFTGILFTGLMLTKDGPKVLEYNARFGDPETQVVLPRLKTDLIDIFESCIDGCLSKLKLEFEDNAAVCVVLASKGYPLAYEKGYRIDGLEELKKTEGVFAFHAGTKKENDAVVTAGGRVLGITATGSNLKEARRNAYKAAEVVKFANKYHRNDIGKAIDEA
- the purM gene encoding phosphoribosylformylglycinamidine cyclo-ligase; this encodes MDYKNAGVDIEAGYKAVELMKKHIDRTMRKEVLTGIGGFSGAFSLKNFMHMEEPTLVSGTDGVGTKLKIAFLLDKHDTIGIDCVAMCVNDIACAGGEPLFFLDYVACGKNDPEKIATIVSGVAEGCRQAGAALIGGETAEMPGFYPVDEYDLAGFAVGIVDRKDMTGGKDLKAGDVLIGLTSSGIHSNGYSLVRRVFNMKEEALNTHYEILGGTLGETLLTPTRIYVKALAALKNGKVTVKACSHITGGGFYENIPRMLREGVHAFVKKDSYPIPPIFSMLAKDGSIEEKIMYNTYNMGIGMLIAVDKENADKAIELLKEAGETPYIVGEIKEGDKGVTLC
- the purN gene encoding phosphoribosylglycinamide formyltransferase, whose translation is MLNLGILVSGGGTNLQAIIDSINNGKITNARINVVISNKEGVYALTRARENHLHAEVVSPKRYESREAFHQALLEKLQEYGVNFIVLAGYLVVVPQSIIKFYSGRIINVHPSLIPSFCGSGYYGLKVHEAALNRGVKLTGATVHYVDEGTDTGPIILQKAVEVMEDDTPESLQKRVMEEAEWEILPKAINLIANSQVVYKDGKVRVENRNE